Proteins encoded within one genomic window of Festucalex cinctus isolate MCC-2025b chromosome 18, RoL_Fcin_1.0, whole genome shotgun sequence:
- the ltn1 gene encoding E3 ubiquitin-protein ligase listerin → MGGKNKQRTKGNVRPSSSGRAAEVLTREGGAIPGFVGFDTTVSSELSYVPAFHGAEELDNLVDADFRLVLRKLSKRDVVTRLKAVQDFGSMCQEREAEDVKGVLPYWPRIYCKISVDHDRRIREATQLALEQLVLKVRRSLAPFLKSLMGHWILSQCDTYTPAASAACRAFQAAFSAAKQPEALSFCKDEILNVLQDVLLKDTADTLSDPQTVPEDEREAKYLRMVTSSLLGVKRLLSLLPQNDIAALEHRLAHLVSPAKFWKYSRHKAPQVRGAFFEMLCSVCELTPSLAQSEAARLCPAVLLSIDDTDPLVLPAVWEAVLHVVSSIPDCWMHVNPKKGFLPKLWSLLKEGGKGMAKGLHPNLMPFLSKLPQQVTDPALDFHTTFFTSLILGISSERAANSPSESAIMVTATVECLRFCILRHSADEEEDGCKIRTMLISQQLLPLLEKALESPTLQNGPLFLLVTEMLVSWEKRAGGDSKGHKNVFQGLVTDFWEELGLVFTQHADSGEADPQALEGIAALLQVMRYPERINRRHTLKKKSVKISFSESGDDDKPGTEGGEAVKTELPSANVCSSPQTRHFEEVVCQLVQLCLVHVNERNSERHLVFLSRLLQSFHTLNIFSTLVELDDGVKEGSEQRVKGRANNPAVHFLLERVVPWLADKERTDTEHLVEMVFSALSCCSRQETTRILDHITMMELHCGITLQIIQRACADQETLASCREWLKGSVLGEHLLMLTQELCKVVPGCSSSASFRSRHSWTLISLVLSQHHNNEPLIGEVYMEKILEKLHATLSETKSLSDAGNMEPLISFICDVASTFFSSVQNCLLLPSAKELLLTVFQLIAQDQTHTYLSDSLLDKLGKVCVAGVQSLVQHSQYEVAQGGFLHSAALWVQSRLLTASLDMKSLQYLVLAVQSIVETINSVCDQDSAILSQFFTHLMPSVTGWTQLRQALPSHWVKTPLLAGRYREACKTSCEDMWKLKMPNVLPAHLGVCALLGKVSHAASLSICNQKSGNCQPQLPNLIHAVAELLYALQWCKEVEYAPTIVSTFCSLLTEWGLPGGLHDLVITTDLLEVLYSRSAELGGLWCLTLENYISTHNLTATHSASLRKLYGSVDSLWPVSPSKLNTLQVLCPTMTQEERQTLVALATAGIINWEEDDNVYGSVAVLLCCLQADTQVEDEVVPAILSTMMAWRTHKEDWFLFGSDLSKATTQQLNLTVELMRFLSWLVTRCPSVLGNSQWDFLLCAMLAWLEVASDNVSSLWNPWVQLFACESATLIVKLSQFFASPPPDVQERLPSELMAEWQDFFVDGIYNLLLLMPVKITDAFKEPDDPVFPLAVLQSFGLALTYAPVQQLNQNSLPAKFVAGQKTNLPQPLQTLLNTFCPLLVFKARPLQVTVYHLLAKVMPQLPECDGEGDGSKSEDEDDEPSLSPPDALMAVLSTCEELCDSILDGLQVGEFAVVSPHSVEYSCILGYLLAWKLLLTFFRSSPSHLRAHYAQYLKKTCSLNKLLLHLFKLMPENPNFPGQTAETRDSKTYFTEKLILAVDKKDNIEQELPHLACSVYYGTVQDLPAMVRLWWNSQEKRVSGTVEKFTTKYVSPVLSAQEISSVHSSTQMFENMTVKARSAAREVIATYSVDEIFIELVIQLPQSHPLGSVAVESGSRVGVSVQQWRNWMLQLSTYLTHQNGSIMEGLALWKNNVDKRFEGIEDCTVCFSVIHGSNYSLPKKACRTCKKKFHSACLYKWFTSSNKSTCPLCRESFF, encoded by the exons ATGGGGGGCAAAAATAAACAGCGAACTAAAGGAAACGTCCGG CCATCCAGTAGCGGCCGGGCTGCCGAAGTGTTGACCCGGGAAGGTGGCGCTATCCCGGGTTTCGTTGGTTTCGATACAACGGTTTCGTCGGAGTTGAGCTACGTGCCTGCTTTCCATGGTGCAGAGGAGCTTGACAACCTTGTAGACGCAGACTTCAGACTGGTACTCAGGAAACTTTCTAAAAGGGATGTCGTCACCAGGCTGAAA GCTGTGCAGGACTTTGGATCTATGTGTCAGGAGCGTGAGGCTGAAGATGTTAAAGGGGTGCTTCCATATTGGCCTAGAATTTACTGCAAGATATCAGTT GACCACGATCGGCGCATCAGAGAGGCCACCCAGCTGGCCCTTGAGCAGCTGGTGCTGAAAGTGCGCCGCAGCTTGGCTCCCTTCCTGAAGAGCTTGATGGGCCACTGGATCCTGTCCCAATGCGACACCTACACACCGGCAGCCTCCGCTGCATGCCGAGCCTTCCAGGCCGCCTTCTCGGCCGCCAAGCAGCCGGAAGCCCTCAGCTTTTGCAAAGATGAGATTCTAAAT GTACTTCAAGATGTTTTATTAAAGGATACAGCAGACACGCTCAGTGATCCTCA AACTGTGCCCGAGGATGAGCGAGAAGCCAAATATTTGCGCATGGTGACCAGCTCTCTTCTGGGGGTGAAGAGACTGCTCTCGCTGCTGCCCCAGAATGACATAGCCGCCTTGGAGCACAGATTAGCTCATCTTGTAAGCCCTGCAAAGTTCTGGAAGTACAGCAGACACAAGGCACCACAG GTTAGAGGGGCTTTCTTCGAGATGCTGTGCTCTGTGTGTGAGTTAACGCCGAGCCTTGCGCAAAGTGAGGCGGCGCGTCTCTGCCCAGCCGTTCTCCTCAGCATCGACGACACAGATCCACTGGTGCTACCTGCCGTGTGGGAGGCTGTTCTCCATGTAGTGTCCTCCATACCT GACTGTTGGATGCACGTGAACCCAAAGAAGGGCTTCCTGCCAAAACTTTGGTCCCTGTTAAAAGAAGGGGGCAAAGGCATGGCCAAAGGccttcatcctaatttgatgcCATTCCTTAGCAAACTGCCTCAACAGGTCACCGACCCAGCCTTGGATTTCCACACTACTTTTTTCACCTCACTCATACTTGG CATTTCCAGTGAGCGTGCAGCCAACAGCCCCTCAGAAAGTGCCATTATGGTGACTGCTACCGTAGAGTGCTTAAGGTTCTGCATACTACGCCATTCAGCagacgaggaggaggatggaTGCAAAATCCGGACCATGCTTATTTCACAGCAG CTTCTGCCTCTCCTTGAAAAGGCTCTTGAGAGCCCCACCCTTCAGAATGGACCCCTGTTCCTGTTGGTCACGGAAATGCTCGTTTCCTGGGAGAAGAGGGCAGGCGGCGACTCTAAAGGACACAAGAATGTTTTTCAAGGTCTTGTGACAGACTTCTGGGAGGAGCTCGGTCTTGTTTTTACACAGCACGCAGACAGTGGTGAAGCAGATCCACAAGCTTTGGAGGGGATCGCAGCCTTGCTGCAA GTGATGCGTTACCCAGAGAGAATCAACAGAAGGCATACTCTGAAGAAAAAGTCTGTCAAGATCAGTTTTTCGGAATCTGGAGATGACGACAAGCCTGGCACAGAGGGAGGCGAGGCGGTGAAGACGGAGCTCCCATCGGCTAATGTGTGCAGCTCCCCGCAGACGCGCCATTTTGAGGAAGTGGTGTGCCAGCTGGTGCAACTGTGCCTGGTGCATGTGAATGAGAGAAACTCTGAGAGACATCTTGTCTTCCTTTCCCGTCTGCTGCAGTCTTTTCATACACTTAATATCTTCTCT ACGTTGGTTGAGTTGGATGACGGCGTTAAAGAAGGCAGCGAGCAGAGAGTGAAAGGGCGAGCAAACAATCCGGCCGTGCACTTCCTGCTGGAGCGAGTGGTGCCGTGGTTGGCCGACAAGGAACGGACGGACACAGAGCACCTCGTGGAGATGGTCTTCAGCGCATTGTCTTGCTGCAGCCGCCAGGAGACCACCCGCATCCTGGACCACATCACCATG ATGGAACTACACTGTGGAATCACTTTGCAAATCATCCAGAGG GCGTGTGCTGACCAAGAAACACTTGCGAGTTGTAGAGAGTGGCTCAAAGGTTCAGTTCTTGGCGAGCATCTCCTCATGTTAACTCAGGAGCTCTGCAAGGTCGTACCTGGCTGCTCCAGCTCTGCCTCTTTTAGAAGCCGCCACAGTTGGACCCTCATCAGCTTGGTTCTCTCACAGCACCACAACAATG AACCTCTGATTGGAGAAGTATACATGGAAAAGATCTTAGAGAAACTGCATGCGACGCTGTCTGAGACCAAGAGTCTCTCAGACGCAGGCAACATGGAGCCGCTCATCTCCTTCATCTGCGACGTGGCCTCCACCTTCTTCTCGTCCGTGCAAAACTGCCTGCTGCTTCCTTCGGCCAAGGAACTCCTGCTCACCGTCTTCCAGCTCATCGCCCAAGATCAAACACACACTTACCTGTCAG ACTCCCTCCTGGATAAATTGGGGAAGGTCTGCGTCGCCGGGGTCCAGTCGCTGGTGCAACACTCTCAGTATGAGGTGGCGCAAGGTGGTTTCCTGCACAGTGCTGCTCTCTGGGTGCAGAGCAGATTACTCACTGCGTCTTTGGACATGAAAAG tttgcagtatttagttctTGCGGTCCAAAGCATAGTGGAGACCATCAACTCTGTCTGCGATCAAGACTCTGCCATCCTTTCCCAATTCTTTACCCACTTGATGCCCAGCGTTACTGGATGGACACAACTCCGACAGGCCTTGCCTTCACAT TGGGTCAAGACACCTTTGCTGGCCGGCCGTTACAGGGAAGCTTGCAAAACCTCCTGCGAGGACATGTGGAAACTGAAAATGCCAAATGTCTTACCAGCCCATTTAGGTGTATGTGCCCTGCTGGGAAAGGTGTCTCATGCTGCCTCACTTTCAATTTGTAACCAAAAGAGTGGTAATTGCCAGCCACAGCTGCCAAACCTGATCCATGCAG TTGCAGAGCTGCTGTATGCACTGCAGTGGTGTAAGGAGGTGGAGTATGCCCCCACTATTGTGTCCACCTTTTGCAGCCTGCTCACTGAGTGGGGGCTGCCAGGGGGACTGCATGACTTGGTTATAACCACAGATTTGCTGGAGGTGCTCTACTCAAG ATCAGCCGAGCTTGGTGGTCTGTGGTGTCTGACGCTGGAAAACTACATCAGCACCCACAACTTGACAGCCACTCACAGCGCAAGCTTGAGGAAGCTTTACGGCTCTGTGGATAG TTTGTGGCCAGTATCGCCAAGCAAACTGAACACGCTCCAGGTGCTCTGCCCCACCATGACGCAGGAAGAGCGACAGACTCTGGTCGCCCTGGCAACGGCGGGAATCATCAACTGGGAAGAAgatgaca ATGTGTACGGGAGCGTGGCGGTGCTGCTGTGTTGTCTGCAAGCTGACACGCAAGTGGAGGACGAGGTGGTGCCGGCGATCTTGTCTACCATGATGGCGTGGAGGACCCACAAGGAGGATTGGTTCCTTTTTGGCAG TGACCTTTCTAAAGCTACGACACAACAGCTGAACCTGACAGTGGAACTGATGCGCTTCCTGTCCTGGCTGGTGACACGCTGTCCATCAGTACTCGGGAATAGCCAGTGGGATTTCTTACTCTGTGCTATGTTAGCCTGGTTGGAG GTGGCCAGCGACAACGTGAGCAGCCTGTGGAATCCGTGGGTGCAGCTGTTTGCATGCGAGAGCGCGACTCTGATTGTGAAACTGAGCCAGTTCTTTGCATCGCCCCCGCCTGATGTCCAGGAGAGGCTGCCGTCAGAACTGATGGCGGAATGGCAAGACTTTTTTGTGGATGGAATCTACAACCTGCTGCTACTCATGCCTGTCAAGATCACAG ACGCCTTCAAAGAACCCGATGACCCCGTCTTTCCTCTGGCGGTGCTGCAGTCGTTCGGCCTGGCTCTGACCTATGCGCCCGTGCAGCAGCTGAACCAGAACTCCCTGCCGGCAAAATTTGTAGCAGGCCAGAAGACCAACCTGCCACAGCCGCTTCAGACGCTTCTTAACACCTTCTGTCCTCTGCTAGTCTTCAAGGCTCGACCGCTTCAAGTCACAGTCTACCACTTGCTAGCGAA GGTCATGCCTCAGCTGCCTGAATGTGATGGCGAAGGAGACGGCAGCAAGTCTGAAGATGAGGACGACGAGCCAAGCCT GTCTCCTCCGGACGCTTTGATGGCGGTACTGTCAACCTGTGAGGAGTTGTGTGATAGCATCCTGGACGGACTTCAAGTCGGAGAATTTGCGGTGGTTTCGCCTCACAGCGTGGAGTACTCGTGCATCCTGGGCTACCTGCTGGCCTGGAAGCTACTTCTCACCTTTTTCAGGTCATCGCCCTCCCAT CTGCGTGCTCATTACGCCCAATATCTTAAGAAAACCTGCTCCCTAAACAAGCTCCTCCTTCATCTCTTCAAACTGATGCCTGAGAATCCTAACTTCCCGGGCCAAACAGCAGAAACCAGAGACTCCAAAACTTACTTCACAGAGAAGTTAATTCTGGCAGTTGACA AAAAGGATAACATCGAGCAGGAGCTACCCCACCTGGCGTGTAGCGTTTACTATGGCACGGTGCAGGACCTGCCCGCCATGGTGCGACTGTGGTGGAATAGTCAGGAAAAGCGTGTGAGTGGCACCGTGGAGAAGTTCACCACCAAATACGTCAGTCCAGTACTCTCGGCGCAGGAGATCTCGTCGGTCCACAGCAGTACGCAAATGTTTGAAAACATGACG GTAAAAGCTCGCTCTGCTGCGCGAGAGGTGATAGCCACCTACTCGGTGGACGAGATTTTCATCGAGCTGGTGATTCAGCTGCCGCAGAGCCACCCTCTGGGCTCTGTCGCGGTCGAGAGCGGGAGCCGAGTGGGCGTCTCTGTGCAGCAGTGGAGGAACTGGATGCTGCAGCTCAGCACCTACCTCACACATCAG AACGGCAGCATAATGGAAGGCCTGGCACTGTGGAAGAACAACGTGGACAAGCGTTTCGAGGGAATCGAGGATTGTACAGTTTGCTTCTCTGTTATCCATGGCTCTAACTACTCGCTGCCTAAGAAGGCCTGTCGCACTTGCAAGAAGAAATTCCACTCCGCGTGCTTG tACAAATGGTTCACATCCAGCAACAAGTCCACATGTCCGCTGTGCAGAGAGTCCTTCTTCTAA